The following are encoded together in the Triticum dicoccoides isolate Atlit2015 ecotype Zavitan chromosome 6B, WEW_v2.0, whole genome shotgun sequence genome:
- the LOC119321085 gene encoding disease resistance protein RGA2-like — MDLAISAVTGDLASRFISFLMNKYADHLCSEEKAERLQQLLLRVHTVVEEADGRCITNSCMLMQLKKLSTLMYQGYHVLDNIRYRQDKETSKDLVSDSFTSSDYIIPFKRARTSSSTNKATNSELQSALQSLEAVVDHMVEFVVLLAGCERVSRRPYDAYLQVDNFMFGRHVEKQKIINFLLQQDIPGPPAVLPIIGGRGVGKKTLVAHVCRYDRVRSHFTVILHLSGDGLTKITDNEIPSGKILVVVEFASDVDADDWRTFYSSVTSMDRGSKVIILGRNESLKKLGTVQTISLNRLAFEEYNYLLKTLAFGSANPGDHPRLATIVEEFAVVLGGSLIPANLIAHALRKNLNAHFWLSTLNRIRITMKMNISRFGVHPNELLDQGRPVHLGPHYLLSPAAPSPSSPNSSLPKLVFGDSLAEAGRTVPPKGDFWLIAWESRLPPYTSFAHLVRFVPSCVDDKPEASLSGKKRLGPSA, encoded by the coding sequence ATGGATCTTGCAATATCTGCCGTTACAGGTGACCTCGCCAGCCGATTCATCTCTTTTCTCATGAACAAATACGCGGATCATCTATGCTCGGAGGAGAAGGCGGAGAGGCTGCAGCAACTCCTGTTGAGAGTTCACACGGTCGTCGAGGAGGCGGACGGACGATGCATCACCAACTCTTGTATGCTCATGCAGTTGAAAAAGCTGTCGACCCTCATGTACCAAGGGTACCATGTGTTGGACAACATCAGGTACAGGCAAGATAAGGAGACATCTAAGGATTTGGTCAGCGATTCATTTACCTCGTCTGATTATATCATTCCATTCAAACGTGCTCGCACAAGTTCTTCGACAAACAAGGCCACCAACTCGGAGTTACAAAGTGCACTTCAGAGTCTGGAAGCTGTTGTTGACCACATGGTGGAGTTCGTCGTGCTTTTGGCCGGATGCGAGCGCGTCTCCCGGAGACCGTATGATGCCTATCTTCAGGTCGACAACTTCATGTTTGGTCGGCATGTCGAGAAGCAGAAGATCATCAACTTCTTGCTGCAACAGGACATACCTGGTCCTCCGGCGGTACTACCGATCATTGGTGGACGTGGAGTTGGGAAGAAAACCCTTGTGGCACATGTATGCAGGTATGACAGGGTGCGTTCTCACTTCACAGTTATTTTGCACCTGAGTGGAGACGGTCTTACCAAAATAACAGACAATGAAATTCCGTCAGGGAAGATACTGGTAGTTGTCGAGTTTGCTTCTGATGTAGATGCCGATGACTGGAGGACATTCTATTCATCTGTTACCAGCATGGACAGAGGAAGCAAAGTTATAATCTTAGGCCGAAATGAAAGCTTGAAGAAACTTGGGACCGTACAGACTATTTCTCTGAACCGTCTGGCATTCGAAGAGTACAATTACCTGCTCAAGACGCTCGCATTCGGAAGCGCGAACCCGGGAGACCATCCGCGGTTAGCAACGATAGTGGAAGAGTTTGCTGTAGTGTTGGGAGGATCACTCATCCCAGCAAACTTGATTGCACATGCACTGAGAAAGAACCTGAATGCCCATTTCTGGCTTAGCACATTGAACAGGATCAGAATCACAATGAAGATGAACATTTCCAGGTTTGGCGTCCATCCAAATGAGCTGTTGGATCAGGGCCGTCCGGTACACCTCGGCCCTCACTACCTCTTGTCTCCTGCTGCTCCCTCTCCTAGCTCTCCAAATAGCAGTCTACCCAAACTGGTTTTTGGGGATTCGCTAGCAGAAGCAGGCCGTACTGTTCCACCAAAGGGAGATTTTTGGCTAATCGCATGGGAGTCAAGGTTACCTCCATACACTTCATTTGCTCATCTGGTTCGCTTTGTTCCAAGTTGTGTTGATGATAAACCTGAAGCATCCTTGTCAGGGAAGAAGCGTCTGGGGCCATCTGCCTAG